The following nucleotide sequence is from Kineosporia sp. NBRC 101731.
TAGAACCTTACGGATGCGCGTCCAGCACGTCAAATCCAGATGTCAAGCATCACCCGAACTGGCTATATGACGTTGTGTATCGAGCCAGTCACCCTCCATCCTCCGTGCTCGCCCGGTGCAGGCGCCTCATCGCCGGCTCGCGAGGGGCGCAACGGCCCGGGGTTAGGGGCTCATGAGCCGCTCCCGCCCGGTGGCAGGTCCCGAATGCACTATTCCCGGCACCGATCTCTCAGGTGGGCGAGCTGAGCGGCCGATGACCGGGGTAGTGAACTCAGCAGCTCCTGCTGCACCGGCTCTCGAGAAGGTCCCGGTGCTCGGACCCATCTCCCTATCGCCGTCGGTCGCGGCGCACCAGGAGGCAGCAATGTCATCCGGCAAGACGCCTCCTGACGCCCGGTCCGGTGCCGGTCCCCCGGCCACAGCCATCGTCGACCCATCAGGTCACATCGTCAGTACGACGCCGACGCTGGCCCGGATGTTCGGGTTCGCTGAGCACGAGCTCGCGGGAAAACCCCTCAGCTTCCTGTTCTCGCCGGACGCGCACGAGGTGTTCGCCCAGGGTGACCCCGCCGACGAGATACGCGAACTCGCCCGGGCGGGGCGGACTCGCGTCCACACCCTCACCGCAGCCGGCGCACCTTTCACCGCGGAGATCTCCGCCATCACTCTGCCTGGCACCGACGGGGTAGCGATCGAATGCGTCCGACGACCACCGGAGGTGTCGGATCTGTCCGCACCGCTCATCGAGTCCGCACCTGATGGTCTGGTCATCATCGATCCCCACGGCGAGATCGTGATGGTGAACGCGCAGACCGAACGGATGTTCGGGTACCGGCGTGGGGAACTGACCGGCCAGAAGGTCGAGATTCTCGTGCCCCTGGATGCGCGTCCACATCATGAGCACCTGCGCGAGGAGTATCTGCGCGCTCCTGTCATCCGGCCGATGGCCATCGGGAAGGATCTTCACGGGGTGCGCAAGGACGGCACCGAATTCCCGGTCGACATCAGCCTCAGCTCGATCAGGGGGCCGGGCACGCACCTGGTCTCCGCCTGGATCCGGGACATCACCGAACGCCGTCGCGTCGACGACGAGCTGATCATGCTGGCGGGGATCGTGCACTCGTCGGACGACGCGGTACTCAGCTGCACGCTCGGCGGAGTCATCACCAGCTGGAATCGCTCGGCCGAAAGACTCTTCGGATATACCGCGGCGGAGGTGCTCGGTCGCCCCCTGTCGGTGCTCGTGCCCGAGGACCAGCTACGGGAACTCGCAGCGATGGTTGCCGCCATCAAGCGCTCCGAACGGGTGGACGTCCATGAGGGGGTGCGGATCCGCAAGGACGGTTCAGTCGTCGACGTGTCCATCAGCATGTCGCCCATCCACAACCAGCGCGGCACCCTGGTCGGCGCGTCCACGGTCTTCAGGGACAACACCCGGAACAAGATGGTCGAGCGCCACCTGCTGGCGGCCCGGGACGCGGCGGAAGCCTCCAGTCACGCGTTCGAGTCGTTCAGTTACTCGGTGGCCCACGATCTGCGAGCGCCTCTGCGAGCGATCGACGGCTTCAGCCGGTTCCTCGAGGAGGACTACAGCGGCTGTCTCGATGACCAGGCGCTCTCCCACCTGCGCCACATCCGCGCCTCGTCCGCGGAAATGGCACAGCTCATCGAGGGTCTGCTCCACCTGGCCAAGGTCAGCCATCGGGAACTGATCTTCGTGCCCTTCGATCTCAGCGTGTGTGCGGACCGCATTCTGGCGCGACTGCGTTCCGCCGAACCGGAACGAGTGATCGAGACGGTGGTCCAGCCGGGAGCGAAGGTTCACGGAGACCCGGTCCTCCTCGCGAATGTGCTGGAGAACCTCCTTCAGAACGCCTGGAAGTTCACCCGGGGACGCGCTGCCGCGCGGATCGAGTTCGTCCAGGACGCGAACAGCTATGTCGTTCGGGACAACGGTGCCGGGTTCGACATGAAGTTCTCCAGCAAGCTCTTCGCGGTGTTCCAGCGGTGCCACACAACGGCGGAGTTCGAGGGCACCGGTGTCGGGCTGGCCTCTGTCAGTCGCATCATCGAACGTCACGGCGGCCAGATCTGGGCCCACGGAGCGGTCGGCGAGGGTGCCGCGTTCCACTTCACCCTGAGCCCGGCCGAACGAGGAGGGCTGGGCGCTGACCGCACTGACAGCGCAGACGACTCAGGCCGTCAGCGCCCTGCCTCCTACGACGTGGCCGGGAGCTACTCCCCTGCGAGCTCCACGGCCGCCAGCTGACGCCGGCCTCGCCGCACCAGGATCCATCGGTCGTGGAGCAGGTCCGCGGTACTGACGGTCGCGGCCTCTCCTCCGGTTACCTTAACGTTGTTCACGTACGCCCCGCCGTCGGAGAGCGTGCGCCGGGCGTCCGACTTACTCTTGGCCAGGCCCGCTGCCACCAGGACGTCGACGAGCAGGTGCTCGCCGCGTCCGAGCTGCGCCTTCGGCAGTTCTCCGAGTGCGTCGCCGAGCGTGCCGGCGTCCAGGCCGGTCAGGTCTCCCCCACCGAACAGGGCCTTGCTCGCCTCCTCCACCCGGGAGGCCGCGAGCTCACCGTGCACCAGTGAGGTCATGTCCCTCGCCAGGGCGCGCTGGGCCTCACGGGCCTGCGGGCGGGTGGTGGCCGACTCCTCGAGCTCGGCGATCTGCTCGGCCGTGCGGAAGGTGAAGACCCGCAGGTAGTCGACGATCTTCGCGTCCTCGCAGTTCAGCCAGAACTGGAAGAACGCGTAGGGCGAGGTCATCTCCGGGTCGAGCCAGACCGCGCCGCCCTCGCTCTTGCCGAACTTGGAGCCGTCGGCCTTCGTGATGAGCGGGGTGGCCAGCGCGTGCACGGCCGCCTCGGGCCGGGCCTTGTGGATCAGATCGGTGCCGGCGGTGAGGTTGCCCCACTGGTCGGAGCCACCGATCTGCAGGGTGCAGTCGTACCGCTTGTTCAGCTCCAGGAAGTCCATGGACTGCAGGATCTGGTAGCTGAACTCGGTGTAGCTGATGCCGGCCTCGGAGTTGAGACGGGTGCTCACGACGTCTTTCGCGAGCATCTTGCCGACCCGGAAGTGCTTGCCCACGTCACGCAGGAACTCGATGGCGCTCAGTCCCGAGGTCCAGTCCAGGTTGTTCACCATGGTCGCGGCGTTCGGGCCGGTGAAGTCGAGGAACGGCTCGATCTGACCGCGCAGGCGCTCCACCCAGCCGGCCACCACCTCGGGCGAGTTCAGCACCCGCTCCGCCGAGGGACGCGGGTCACCGATGAGGCCGGTGGCACCACCGACCAGCGCGAGAGGACGGTGCCCCGCCTGCTGCAGCCGGCGCATGGTGAGGATCTGCACCAGATGGCCGATGTGCAGGCTGGGCCCGGTCGGGTCGAACCCGGCGTAATAGGTGACCGATCCGCTGCCGAGCGCCTTCCTCAGCTCCGCCTCGTCGGTGGAGATGGAGAGAAGGTTGCGCCACTTCAGCTCGTCAAGGACGTTGGCTGTCGGGGCGGAGGTCACGGGTTCGTCGGTGCTCACGGTCACGAGGCAAACATAGAGCCGACCCCCGGCCCGGTGAGAACCGATGACTCGCCAGCGGCGAGGAGCAGCTGCTAGCGACGACGGGGTACAGCGGGCCGGTACGCCGAGACCGTCGGGTCACCCTCGATCCAGTAGCGCCATGGTGACTCCGCCCCGGCGGAGACCCCGACCCGAGGTCCGCTCAGCACCTTCCCCGCACCCGACCCGGGAAACAACCGTAGGGACGCGTCCCCACAGACGTCGCGTCCGTCGTCCTCACGCCCGAACGCCAGCGCACTGGCGAGCCGCGCCGGCCCCCGGGCCAGATCGACGTCGCGTTGGCCGGCCGGGCGCCGCGAGCGCGCCTCGTCGAGGCCGGTGATCACCTCTCCGGCCCGCAGCAACACGCCGCCGGAGATGCCCTCGGGGCGGCAGACCAGGTTGGCGCAGTAGTGCATGCCGTAGGTGAAGTACACGTAGAGGTGGCCGGGCGGGCCCCACATCGTGGCGTTGCGGGGACGTTTTCCGCGGTGGGAGTGGGAGGCGGGGTCTTCGCCCTCGCCGAGGTAGGCCTCTACCTCGGTCAGGCGGACCTCGACGACCTCGCCGGCCAGCGAGTGCCGGATCACCGTGCCGAGCAGTGCCGGCGCCACCACCAGCGGGTCACGGTCGAAGAACGAGCGCGGCAGCGGGGCGGGTTCGGGCACGTCGGAAATGGTACGACGGGCCCGTTGGTCGACAGGCGTAGGGCATCCAAAGAGGCGGGCCTGGGGCTGTAAAGCCGCTTCAGGGGCCGCCGTTCAGAGATCTGAATGCGTGGACCGCGCCATTGCGACCCACGCACGGCTCAGTCTTGCCGCTGGTTCGCCGGGCGTAAAGACACCACTTCCGGCCGGGAGCCGAAACCTCTTGTTTCTCAGGAGTTTTGCTATTTCAGAAATGTTTCGCGGAGGGTTCGTGGCGGTCGCTTTACGTAACAAACCTGACGGCTTGTCACCAGCGACCGCCACGGACCAGCGGTTTTACCGCTCACCTCAATCCGTTACGCCCCGGACAGAGGTGGTTACGGTTGTGTCTCAGTTGGACGCCCACTCCCGCAGGCCCTTGATCTCCGCGGCCAGCTCGGCCATCTGCTCGGCGACCCGGCGCGGTGACGTGCCGCCCCGCCCGTCCCGGGAGCTGAGCGCGCCCTCGAGGTTCAGCACCTCGCGCACGGCGGGGGTCAGGTGCGGTGACACCGCGGCCAGGTCGTCCTCGGTGAGGTCCCACAGCTCCACCGGGCGACCCTCGGCGACGGCCCGCTGCTCGCAGCGCTGCACGCAGGCCCCGGCGATCTCGTGCGCGTCGCGGAACGGCACCCGCTGACGCACCAGCCACTCGGCGATGTCGGTGGCGAGCGCGAAGCCCTGCGGGGCCAGGTCGGCCATCCGCTCGGTGTGGAAGATCAGGGTGGAGACCAGGCCGGCCAGGGCGGGCAGAACCACTTCGAGGGTGTCGGCCGCGTCGAAGACCGGCTCCTTGTCTTCCTGCAGGTCCCGGTTGTAGGCCAGGGGCAGGGCCTTGAGCGTGCCCAGCAGCCCGGCCAGGTCACCGATCAGCCGGCCGGCCTTGCCCCGGGTCAGCTCGGCCACGTCCGGGTTCTTCTTCTGCGGCATGATGCTCGACCCGGTCGACCAGGCGTCGTCGAGCGACACGAAGGAGAACTCCTTCGTGGCCCAGATGATGATGTCCTCGGCCAGGCCGGAGATGTCGACACCGACCATCGCGGCGACGAAGGCGAACTCGGCGCCCAGGTCGCGCGAGGCGGTGCCGTCGATCGAGTTCGCCACCGACGAGGCGAACCCCAGGTCGAGGGCCACGGCCTCGGGGTCGAGGCCGAGCGTGGAGCCGGCGAGCGCACCGGAACCGTAGGGCGAGACCGCGGCCCGGCGGTCGAAGTCCCGCAGCCGGTCGACGTCGCGCAGCAGCGGCCAGGCCCGGGCCAGCAGGTGGTGGGCCAGCAGCACCGGCTGGGCGTGCTGCATGTGCGTGCGCCCGGGCATCGGCGCGGTGGGGTGCGCGGCGGCCTGCCCGGCGAGGGCCTCGGCCAGGTCGAGCAGCAGGTTCGCGACCACCTTGGAGTGGTCGCGCAGGTACATGCGCAGCAGGGTGGCGATCTGGTCGTTGCGCGAGCGCCCGGCGCGCAGCCGTCCGCCCAGTTCCGGTCCGAGGCGCTCGATCAGGATGCGCTCCAGGGCGGAGTGCACGTCCTCGTCGTGCGGGGCCGGGGTCACGGCGCCGGAGGCGACGTCGGCGTCCAGACCGTCGATCCCGGCGAGCAGGCCGGCCAGGTCGTCGTCGGTCAGCAGCCCGGCGCGGTTCAGCGCACGGGCGTGCGCCCGGGATCCGGCCAGGTCGTAACGGGCCAGGCGCCAGTCGAAATGGGTCGAGACGGAGAGCGCGAACATGGCGTCCGCGGGACCGGCGCTGAAACGTGAACCCCACAGGACCTTGGGCTCGGCGGTCACGATTGGCTCCTTCGTAGGAAGTCGGGGACGAACACCCAGGACGCCCAGGGCAGGGGCGACCCGTCGTCCAAAAGAAGATTAGTCAGGGCTACCGGCGGCGAGCGCCAGGAAGCGGTTGGCGACCGCGTCGCCGCCCAGCGGGTCACGGGTGACCACGAGGACGGTGTCGTCGCC
It contains:
- a CDS encoding PAS domain S-box protein, producing the protein MSSGKTPPDARSGAGPPATAIVDPSGHIVSTTPTLARMFGFAEHELAGKPLSFLFSPDAHEVFAQGDPADEIRELARAGRTRVHTLTAAGAPFTAEISAITLPGTDGVAIECVRRPPEVSDLSAPLIESAPDGLVIIDPHGEIVMVNAQTERMFGYRRGELTGQKVEILVPLDARPHHEHLREEYLRAPVIRPMAIGKDLHGVRKDGTEFPVDISLSSIRGPGTHLVSAWIRDITERRRVDDELIMLAGIVHSSDDAVLSCTLGGVITSWNRSAERLFGYTAAEVLGRPLSVLVPEDQLRELAAMVAAIKRSERVDVHEGVRIRKDGSVVDVSISMSPIHNQRGTLVGASTVFRDNTRNKMVERHLLAARDAAEASSHAFESFSYSVAHDLRAPLRAIDGFSRFLEEDYSGCLDDQALSHLRHIRASSAEMAQLIEGLLHLAKVSHRELIFVPFDLSVCADRILARLRSAEPERVIETVVQPGAKVHGDPVLLANVLENLLQNAWKFTRGRAAARIEFVQDANSYVVRDNGAGFDMKFSSKLFAVFQRCHTTAEFEGTGVGLASVSRIIERHGGQIWAHGAVGEGAAFHFTLSPAERGGLGADRTDSADDSGRQRPASYDVAGSYSPASSTAAS
- the tyrS gene encoding tyrosine--tRNA ligase — translated: MSTDEPVTSAPTANVLDELKWRNLLSISTDEAELRKALGSGSVTYYAGFDPTGPSLHIGHLVQILTMRRLQQAGHRPLALVGGATGLIGDPRPSAERVLNSPEVVAGWVERLRGQIEPFLDFTGPNAATMVNNLDWTSGLSAIEFLRDVGKHFRVGKMLAKDVVSTRLNSEAGISYTEFSYQILQSMDFLELNKRYDCTLQIGGSDQWGNLTAGTDLIHKARPEAAVHALATPLITKADGSKFGKSEGGAVWLDPEMTSPYAFFQFWLNCEDAKIVDYLRVFTFRTAEQIAELEESATTRPQAREAQRALARDMTSLVHGELAASRVEEASKALFGGGDLTGLDAGTLGDALGELPKAQLGRGEHLLVDVLVAAGLAKSKSDARRTLSDGGAYVNNVKVTGGEAATVSTADLLHDRWILVRRGRRQLAAVELAGE
- a CDS encoding DNA-3-methyladenine glycosylase; the protein is MSDVPEPAPLPRSFFDRDPLVVAPALLGTVIRHSLAGEVVEVRLTEVEAYLGEGEDPASHSHRGKRPRNATMWGPPGHLYVYFTYGMHYCANLVCRPEGISGGVLLRAGEVITGLDEARSRRPAGQRDVDLARGPARLASALAFGREDDGRDVCGDASLRLFPGSGAGKVLSGPRVGVSAGAESPWRYWIEGDPTVSAYRPAVPRRR
- the argH gene encoding argininosuccinate lyase, with amino-acid sequence MTAEPKVLWGSRFSAGPADAMFALSVSTHFDWRLARYDLAGSRAHARALNRAGLLTDDDLAGLLAGIDGLDADVASGAVTPAPHDEDVHSALERILIERLGPELGGRLRAGRSRNDQIATLLRMYLRDHSKVVANLLLDLAEALAGQAAAHPTAPMPGRTHMQHAQPVLLAHHLLARAWPLLRDVDRLRDFDRRAAVSPYGSGALAGSTLGLDPEAVALDLGFASSVANSIDGTASRDLGAEFAFVAAMVGVDISGLAEDIIIWATKEFSFVSLDDAWSTGSSIMPQKKNPDVAELTRGKAGRLIGDLAGLLGTLKALPLAYNRDLQEDKEPVFDAADTLEVVLPALAGLVSTLIFHTERMADLAPQGFALATDIAEWLVRQRVPFRDAHEIAGACVQRCEQRAVAEGRPVELWDLTEDDLAAVSPHLTPAVREVLNLEGALSSRDGRGGTSPRRVAEQMAELAAEIKGLREWASN